The genomic segment GCGTTACCGGTGACTTTTTGGACGGTGCGAGGAGAGAAGATGTCCTTGATCTGAACTCTGTCGTTTCGTCGATGTCCGCTATGGGTGACAGATGATTGGGGGAGCTCATCGGTGAACCGGGTCTGAGGACATCGTCAAGAGACATGTTGCTGCCACTCATGCTGCTGATATCCGAACTGGAACTATGGACCTCAAACATACACCGTAACTGTACAATGGTAGACCGCAGGTCTATAAACTGTTTCATCAGGGATTTGTCCTGTTCCTTCATTTCCATCtgtaaaacagaaaaacaataatctgaatgataaaatatatttctatatatcatTCCCTTCAAAACATTCTGTAACCAACGTTTATCTTTTTCAAACAATAATGTTAACTGTCTGACAAAATTTATGTAAAGATAATCATATGCTTTagaattatttgttatttaacaCTCATATAACTCTAAGATATAACAGAAGTCATGGAGGGAAAGACGAACTACACTTTACAGAGGTGATATATCAGGTCAAACTTATGTTAAAAATGAATTTACACAAACACTGTAGGATAGTAAGAGTAAACGTTATTACTATCTGCGGTATATTTGGCAATATTTTTATCCTGGTGAGCTTATTGTATCATGTGTATCCCATATATAGTCCCACGAGAATGGCCTATTATAGTATATGACGTATTGACGAGTCGATATTAAACCAGTAGTGTGTGTGTAGTTACAAGGTAATTAACACTATCTATACCAGTCACGAGGACTAAGTGTTTACACCATCGACTTTATACAAATATCGTATCGGATGTTTGTTTACAGCAATTTAAGGCGTTGAGTACTTGTGAGTTGAATTGTTTTAGAACTTTTCTAAGGATCATACGTATCTTGTTAAAGTTAACAATCTTTATATGTGCAATTTTCTCTTGATCAGGATGACGAAGGTTTCTATAAGTGAAAAACGTTGTAATTATTTTAGGGTGTAAACAGTAACTTAACGATGATTATTAGAGTATTGTAAAGAAGTAAACAGATTAACGCAGGCTACCACGAAGTATTTAATTTTAATCTAACACACGCCCGTCGTTACGTGAACTAAATAACTAGGTAATTAACAGATAGTACAGTAGAAAGTCacatatattattgtaatgttcacGTTTTCTACATTACATTTTATCGTTATGACGACTGTTCTGAAATGGTTGACAGAAGAAAGAAGATTTAGTCACGCGAATCCCAATAATAAAATTTAACTTGAAACACGTGCTGTAAACAAGTGATAATACCGCCGGCACATtgtggtgggttttttttcaagcaAGGTATGTCGTAATTTCCGTTTAGAGATGTTGAAGTTTTATCATCGAGAGGATTGTGAAATCAACCACTGTGATATCCTCCACGTTAATGTACAGACCATCAAAACAAACTCGTAATCAAAATTCTACCACAATGAGAAAACCTTTTTGTAACACGAGACGACTGTGATACGAAATTCATGCCTGAATGCATATTTTGTCAAATCTGTTTGATTTTATCACCACATTTAACACATTTACTCCAGTTGTTCAAGGTTTTCCTCGGGGGTTTCGACAGTTAGCCAAACATCTACATTATAAAGGTCGGTGTCTTCTCATACAAAACGCGTTTCTTTAACGTATGAATGGCCTAGATAGTTGGCtttatttttgtaaacattaacTATCTTCTTCGACAGTAAAGCTAGGCGCCTCTGTTTCAATCAATTCTACAATGACCCAAAATCGAACCCTAGCAAAGcgattaaaaatattttacaaaggGTCGCACGTTtactttaattaaaataaacacCGGTATAGTGTAGCATGGGATCACATGCTTGGCGCTCGAACATAAAGAAATGTTCcaagatatctaaatatatatccatgtataatcattatacagattcagattcagatagATTTATCAAAGTGTCACATATTGATACTTACATTATACAGAAAATACAGGCATATtgtcattaaaacattaaaatacatcaataccCACCCATATTTGGCTTACGAGACACTATCACTGTACATCACATGTAATATGTTCATATGATGATCATTAAATACACATTTGATCAAAAGTCCTGTCTTTCGCTGATACATCTAAAACAatgattttgcaaaatatttttgtaaatatacgttatatatgtaatatacagaATATGTCTTTATGCTAGAGAGCTAATTTCATCTAAAGTTATAGATGTTATAATGAGCTGACTTATTTTCAAACTTGCCAATTTATCTTGAGTTTACAGAGGAATATCACCGTAATGGTCTGGTTCTGAGATACTGTACCGATATCCCGTACcggtttatttatatatatatatgaataatataaatacacatttggTTGGAGAGCTTACACGGTATAGCGAGTGATCTGTTTTATTTCAACTACCATCGTCAGATTGTCATCAAATCTCCAAGATACGctggtgttgtgttgtgtcgATACTCATATCGGCTATTGTTTTAGACTCGGCCAGGAATTCGCACGTTCATACCTTTTGGCACGGTGTTGATATTAAACGATCTAAAACCAGATTTCCACAGTCTACGTCACATACGATGTACTTTGTACTTTTAGTGACATATCCGAATTGTTTCTCTCTTAACCCTGGACAACGTAAACTGTACAATGAATACAGACTGATATAATCTGTACTATAAATTGCcacaatttacatgtaatataaaatgtacgATGGGCTATCACAATTTAATGAAGATTTAATTTACAAACGAGCGTAACCAAAAATAAATGGAATGTGGAGGTTTACACATATAGACCAAGGTAAATATCGAGGTCTGATGTTCGTATTCTGTCTGAAATTATCGCGTATGCAAATTTATTTGTGAAATAAGTTTCTTCTTCTTTGAGTACAGGATAGTTCATTTCTGGTATTTTGAGAGAAGTCTTAACTACATGTAGGTGTAAACTCTCACCAGAACTAATTATAGATCCAATGATATACAAGCTAGTTCAGTACAATTTAGGTATTTATTATAAGCAATTTTCAAATTATCTAACTTATACATAATAATTTatgaacaacaaaaatattgttgGGTACAAATCGTttattctctatatataatcGCCATCAATAAACACGGCCATTTGAAGTAAGTGTACAATAAATTAAATACGAGCTACTTTGTCACGAACTATGTACTCCGTGTGTAGTTCCGCGGTCTATAATACACTTAAACACTTAAAAACACCAGAAAAAACAATACATGTGCCTGTCATGTGATGGTGTCTCATAGGTCGTATCAACATACTCTATAAATCATTCATCATTTGGACCGACAACATATGCATTGCGAATCCCGTGGCCTTCGACGATAAAACTAGTCGTAAACAGGAGCATCTGTCGTGCGGATGAGATGCAGTTTATGTACAACAGTACTTCATACACGAACGGTATTGGTCGTAAAAACGTTTGTTAACATCTGTTTGTGTGTTTTAGTGTTTAGTGGCGTGTCCTTCGTTACAATTTCGGTTTTAGACTGCATATATGAAGTAACGTAATTATCTACTCGGAATTATTGAATGTGACTTTTATACTGAGCGTTAGTGCCGCAGTTAGAACCACTGTCAGTCGCTCGACAGTACTACCAAAGGTCTCTGGCTAGATCACAGACGGCTGTGTTAAAACCCCTCCCTCGCCATCCATAACAGAGGAGATAAGAGCAATCAATCCATTACCATATTAGGTAAGACTAACACATTAACTGTTTAAAAGTCAAGACAAGAACGTGTGTACATTGTTGGGGTGTACACGCCATCTGGCATAACCTTGGTTTTAGATACACGACCAAGATTTTGTTAACTGTCCAATCTTACACCAAGAGTTTTCTAGATAACTGCCCAATCTTACACCAAGTGTTTTCTAGATAACTGTCCGATCTTACACCAAGAGTTTTCTAGATAACTGTCCAATCTTACACCAAGAGTTTTCTAGATAACTGTCCAATCTTACACCAAGTGTTTTCTAGATAACTGTCCGATCTTACACCAAGTGTTTTCTAGATAACTGTCCAATCTTACACCAAGTGTTTTCTAGATAACTGTCCGATCTTACACCAAGTGTTTTCTAGATAACTGTCCAATCTTACACCAAGTGTTTTCTAGATAACTGTCCAATCTTACACCAAGTGTTTTCTAGATAACTGTCCAATCTTACACCAAGTGTTTTCTAGATAACTGTCCAATATTACACCAAGAGTTTTCTAGATAACTGCCGATCTTACACCAAGAGTTTTCTAACAGTACTTTAACTGTCCGATCTTACACCAAGTGTTTTCTAACAGTACTTTAACTGTCCGATCTTACACCAAGAGTTTTCTAACTGTCCGATCTTACACCAAGGGGCTTTAACTGCCCGATCTTATATATCCTAGTTTGTTTTATTAATGTTCAATTTTATACCGCCAATAATTTTCTAACTTTCCAACCTTACACAGCAAAGAATTGTCAAACTGCCCAAAATAGCAACAATACTGTTTATACTTTCTTCCTGACAAACACCTCGAAATCTCCAGTGTTAATGCCACTGATTTTACCTGCTGTCAAAACCTCCAAATCGTAAAACATGATTATCTTCACCTAAGGGTTTGTTTATCACGATAAAGATAAAATTACTTTTGTATGCGtcctattgttttattattcacTGTCCATATTTGTACACTTCAAGAATTGCATCTTATGTTCTTAGGGTGTATCCGAGTTATCCATGTGCTAGAAGTCAAATAAATGctaatatatatggtatagaACATAGACAACGTAACATGCCCTCAAATATGGGTTTCAACGCACCGGTAATTTAGCAAAGAAATCAtaatacaataaacaaattatttgtgatataaaaaacATCCAAACGTTACCCttatgggtggtcgggtggcataTTTTATATTCTGACATTAACTGTGATGGTTACACTTACGATTTCCTGTTTGATCCATTTCAATGCCGTGTCTAGGTCCTTTTCTCGGCTTTCCGTGCTGTCTTTGGTCTGTGTTGGGGACGGTTTATACTCCCGATTTGTCCTAGCGTGATACAGACGTTGTACATAACGTTTGGGCAGTCGGACAGCGTCCTTGGTACGTCCGAGGGGGGTATCGTTGGAACCCAGGGTAGCAGCTTGGAGACACGGGGGGACCTGGATTGTATCGTAGTCCTCCCCATCACCACTGATACTGATCTCAACGTCACATTTCATATCAGATCTCATGGCGACCGGTTTAGGAAAATACAAGTGTAGTACTAGGGCGTTTACCAGGTAGTCACTCAGACACGTTTGTGAATGAACAGGCCAAGTCCAACGGAAAGtctgaatgaaaaaaaatatatacagtagatataaagAAATCTTATCTACGATATTGGCTCTTACGCAAGAACAAGTAAGGCGAGTAAAGCTGGCTTACTCACATGTTCAAATATTAACTTAGTAAAAATAATCCGATTTATCCTTTATACAAGTCCGACTTGTAGAATCTGTGATGAACAGTGTGTGGTATTGATAGCGTCCAGTGACAGTGTCCAGACCGTCCACAAACACGTGTAGTAAAGGTATGATCCAAATACACACAGACCGCCTATTTAAACATTACAGACAATGCGAGGCGGGACCTGTCATCGAGCTGCGTGTACATTGAGCTTTTAGAAAGAGGCGTGCTCGATTGGCAAGGCTCATTCATGGATGTAACTCCAGTCGTGTAAATGATAACAGGTTGAGGTCGCAGATATATAAACACGTGCCctatttgtacaatatatatactaaacaTCACCGAATCGTGACGTCACGAATGGGGGCTTCCTTCTGACGAATCCGATTCCTGTATACACATATACCTGTCACCCTAAGGGTCGTTAAGTTCGGTATCAACACACATCAAAACGATTTGACATATTTGATCTTTATCGTTTCACAGGTAATACATGTCTAGGTGTACACTGTTGCTTCACTAGTAAGGTGTTCCCTCACAGTTAAGGTGTCTCCACCCACCAGGAACCTGAAACTCACACCTTCGCTAAATACATTTACAGTGTAGTACTACTACTACATTGTTAGGTCTACCTCGTATGATGATAAAATGTCAGTCGTTAACTTccgatataaatatatatatgtacactacTTCACAGCCTTACCTTA from the Pecten maximus chromosome 4, xPecMax1.1, whole genome shotgun sequence genome contains:
- the LOC117325329 gene encoding uncharacterized protein LOC117325329; the encoded protein is MRSDMKCDVEISISGDGEDYDTIQVPPCLQAATLGSNDTPLGRTKDAVRLPKRYVQRLYHARTNREYKPSPTQTKDSTESREKDLDTALKWIKQEIMEMKEQDKSLMKQFIDLRSTIVQLRCMFEVHSSSSDISSMSGSNMSLDDVLRPGSPMSSPNHLSPIADIDETTEFRSRTSSLLAPSKKSPVTRIKWKSNEFI